The genomic region CGGCTGAAATGCAGCCCCGCCGTAGGTGCTGCCACTGCGCCCACTTGCGAAGCAAAAATAGTTTGATAGCGTTCTTTGTCGCTGTCTTCATCTTTGCGTTTGATGTATTTGGGCAAAGGCGTGTGACCTAATATTTCCAATTGGCGGCGAAATTCGATGCTATCGCCTTCATACAAAAAGCGAATGGTGCGCCCACGCGAGGTGGTATTGTCCACTACTTCTGCCACAATTTCGTCATCTTCCCCGAAATACAGTTTGTTGCCCACCCGTATTTTTCGCGCCGGATCCACCAACACGTCCCACAGGCGCGAGTCTTTATTGAGTTCGCGCAACAAAAAAACCTCGATTTTTGCGCCTGTTTTTTCTTTTTTTCCATACAAACGCGCCGGAAACACTTTCGTATTATTGGCTATTACAATATCCCCTTCATCAAAATACTGAATAATATCTTTAAAGGTTTTATGCTCTATGGTTTGTTTGGCACGATTTACTACCATCAACTTAGCCCCATCGCGGGCTTCGGCAGGATATTGTGCAATCAGCTCTTTAGGTAATTCAAAATTAAATTGTGATAACTTCATATTTATGTAATAACCTTGATTTTTAGATGCGCAAAATTAGTTTTTTTTGATATAAAATTTTTGACTTAAAAATATTTAATTCGTCTTAGTCTTATTTTAACATATAAAAACCTTTATTTGTTGCCATTTGGATATACAGCAGCGCAATTTTATTGGCATAAACTATGATAAAATTTGTACAATGCCCGATATGCGCCTTCCCTTTATTGAGTTTTTATATCTTTGCAAAAAAATTACGGCTTTTTTATGTATCCGTTTTATTCAAGAATACTGACCTTTGCAGTTTGTTTAAGTGCTTTTTTATTCCAATCGCTATCGGCACAACAAACAACACCGAAAGGTCGCCCTTCTGCTTATTTTCAGCAAGAAGTGAACTACGAAATACGCTGCGCCCTCAACGATGAACAGCATACTTTAGACGCTCACCTCAAATTGCGTTACCATAACAACTCTCCCGATACGCTCACTTATATTTATTTTCATTTGTGGCCCAATGCCTACAAAAGTTTGCGTACCGCTTATGCACAACAGGAACTTGAAGGCGGCTCTACCGAATTTTATTACCTGCCTCCTTCGCAGCGCGGCGGCGTGGATAATTTGAGTTTTACTATCAACGGAACGGCGGCTCGCTACGAAATCGATGCCACCCACCCCGATATTTGCAAAGTGTGGCTGCCGCAACCGCTGTTGAGTGGGCAAACTACTTTTATAGAAACGCCTTTTTCTCTGAAAATCCCCGAAAGTGTGTCGCGATTGGGACATGTGGGACAATCGTATCAAATGACACAATGGTACCCGAAACCCGCCGTATATGACCACAAAGGCTGGCACGCCATGCCCTACTTAGACCAAGGCGAATTTTACAGCGAATACGGCAGTTTTGATGTAAAAATCACACTGCCGTCCAATTATGTGGTGGGCGCAACCGGCGAACTCCAAAACGCCGATGAGGTGAAGTTTTTAGAAGATTTGGCGGCAACAACCGCCGCTCGCACCTCTTTTGACAGTAGCACCGATTTTCCGGCTTCGGCGGGTAGCACCAAAACCCTCCACTATATACAAGATAATGTGCACGACTTTGCGTGGTTTGCCGACAAACGTTTTCATGTGCTCAAAGATGAAGCCGTTTTGCCTTCTGGAAAAAAGTGGCGGCTTGGGCAATGTTTACCAACCTTGAAGCCAACCTGTGGCTGCGTGGGGCGGAGTATGTAAAAGAAGCCGTTGAATTTTATTCGGAAAAAGTAGGCGAATATCCTTACAGCCACGCCACCGCCGTACAAAGTGCTTTGAGTGCGGGGGCAGGTATGGAATATCCGATGATTACCGTTATCGGAAAATCAGGCTCGGCGATGAGTTTGGAGCGCGTTATTGTGCATGAAGTGGGGCATAATTGGTTTTATGGTTTGCT from Sphingobacteriales bacterium harbors:
- the queA gene encoding tRNA preQ1(34) S-adenosylmethionine ribosyltransferase-isomerase QueA; its protein translation is MKLSQFNFELPKELIAQYPAEARDGAKLMVVNRAKQTIEHKTFKDIIQYFDEGDIVIANNTKVFPARLYGKKEKTGAKIEVFLLRELNKDSRLWDVLVDPARKIRVGNKLYFGEDDEIVAEVVDNTTSRGRTIRFLYEGDSIEFRRQLEILGHTPLPKYIKRKDEDSDKERYQTIFASQVGAVAAPTAGLHFSRELLTRFDIKGVDFLQLTLHVGLGTFRSIDVEDLSKHKMDAEYFNIPEDIAKRVNKAKEEGRHVCAVGTTTMRSLESSVSATGQLKAAEGWTNLFVYPPYDFKIANCMVTNFHLPKTSLIIMVSAFAGYDLMMQAYEEAIKNEYRFFSYGDAMLIL